The following coding sequences are from one Eucalyptus grandis isolate ANBG69807.140 chromosome 11, ASM1654582v1, whole genome shotgun sequence window:
- the LOC120289563 gene encoding receptor-like protein EIX1 has product MKQLRYLDLSHSFGFAIVPHEWGNLTELEVLNLHGSYDGDVVDDFQWLSHLQALKYLDMSGIHVKKSGDLMQVISALPSLSHLSLSDCGLYNSHLSFDCLANSTALHLEYLDLSMNLLGGPIPSIPFQNMTYLEHLDLSGNLLGGAIPRIPTSLEYLDLSENLLGGPIPSIPFQNMTSLRHLHLSPNYFNSSVPRWFNNLRNLVDLNLAYNSLQSIEGGLFSFLREHPFLESLYLNYNELHEEISSVEGSSSGLIGKNFKRLVISNNFLQGALPNWLFHLKNLTVLDLSYNQLHGTIPSPGPIPQDIGLAMPQLSTLNLNDNLLSGPIPTSLCEMEFIEVLHLGRNKLVGEVPACWKEPPLTLLDLSSNKLFGIIPSSLGNLFALRSLHLNNNSLHGEIPVTINFCRNLQILDLGENKISGSVPHWIGPRFPSLQILRLRENMFNGSIPSQLCLLSALQILDMAVNDLTGTIPNCLGHMKGMKLNKSIDEGNSLSPTYAAAPPMLGPTAFNTIMGIAPTATDWTQEHVEQVVKGMDLDYTTLDLQLMVNLDLSSNKLVGHIPRELTLLSGLRGLNLSRNFLSGGIPTMIGDMRSLESLDLSINHLSGTIPQSFSAFISLSKLNLSHNNFMGPVPKGNQIQTLDDPSIYASNPLLCGDPLQKKCPQARGPQAAPQVPEEVANEEGKLEKVMFYIVIMLGFANGFWGVVGSLVYNKNWRRVYFNFADRKADMVYVIVAVKVAELRRRLRRV; this is encoded by the exons ATGAAGCAGTTGAGGTACCTTGACTTGTCACACTCTTTCGGTTTTGCAATTGTTCCTCATGAATGGGGAAATCTCACCGAGTTGGAAGTCCTCAATCTCCACGGTTCTTATGACGGGGATGTTGTTGATGACTTTCAGTGGCTTTCACATCTTCAGGCATTAAAGTACCTTGACATGAGTGGAATACATGTTAAAAAATCTGGAGACCTCATGCAGGTGATCAGTGCACTCCCATCTTTATCCCATTTGAGCCTATCAGATTGTGGGCTTTATAACTCTCACCTGTCTTTTGATTGCTTGGCGAATTCTACTGCTCTTCATCTTGAGTACCTCGATCTTTCAATGAATTTATTGGGGGGCCCCATCCCAAGCATTCCATTTCAAAATATGACTTATCTTGAGCACCTCGATCTTTCAGGGAATTTGTTGGGGGGCGCCATCCCAAGAATTCCGACTTCTCTTGAGTACCTTGATCTTTCAGAGAATTTGTTGGGGGGCCCCATCCCAAGCATTCCATTTCAAAACATGACTTCTCTCCGGCACCTTCATCTTTCACCAAACTATTTCAACTCTTCAGTACCAAGGTGGTTCAATAACTTGAGAAATCTTGTCGATCTCAATCTTGCATACAATTCGTTGCAAAGCATTGAAGGAGGGTTGTTCTCCTTCTTAAGGGAACACCCGTTCCTTGAGTCActatatttgaattataacgAACTTCATGAGGAAATATCTTCAGTGGAGGGAAGTTCTTCGGGGCTTATCGGGAAAAACTTCAAGCGGCTGGTGATAAGCAATAATTTTCTTCAGGGGGCTTTGCCAAATTGGCTGTTTCACTTGAAAAACTTGACGGTACTTGACCTATCATATAATCAATTACATGGAACCATACCATCACCAG GACCAATTCCGCAAGATATTGGCCTAGCAATGCCTCAGTTGAGCACCTTGAATCTGAATGACAATCTCTTAAGTGGTCCAATACCCACCTCTTTATGCGAGATGGAATTTATAGAAGTGTTGCACCTTGGAAGGAACAAATTAGTTGGCGAGGTTCCTGCATGTTGGAAGGAGCCACCTCTGACACTCCTTGATTTGTCATCCAACAAGTTGTTTGGAATCATACCAAGTTCTTTGGGAAATCTATTTGCGCTTAGGTCACTACACTTGAACAACAACAGTCTTCATGGAGAAATTCCTGTGACTATAAACTTTTGCAGGAACTTGCAGATTTTGGATCTTGGCGAGAATAAAATCTCTGGTAGTGTTCCACATTGGATTGGACCACGTTTTCCATCACTACAGATTCTTAGACTGCGAGAAAACATGTTCAATGGAAGCATTCCTTCACAACTATGCTTACTCTCTGCGTTGCAAATATTGGACATGGCAGTCAACGATCTGACAGGAACGATTCCAAATTGTCTTGGCCATATGAAAGGTATGAAACTGAACAAAAGCATAGATGAAGGCAACTCACTCTCTCCTACTTATGCGGCTGCACCTCCCATGCTTGGGCCAACAGCGTTCAACACTATAATGGGCATCGCTCCAACAGCAACAGATTGGACTCAAGAGCATGTGGAGCAAGTTGTGAAGGGGATGGATCTTGACTACACGACACTTGATCTACAGCTTATGGTGAATTTAGATCTCTCGAGCAACAAATTGGTTGGGCATATTCCAAGAGAGCTTACCTTGCTCTCCGGATTGCGAGGCTTGAACTTATCGCGCAACTTTCTTTCTGGAGGCATCCCGACTATGATTGGAGACATGAGATCGCTCGAGTCACTTGACCTTTCAATTAATCACCTTTCGGGAACAATCCCACAAAGCTTTTCTGCATTCATATCACTGAGCAAACTAAACTTGTCACACAACAACTTCATGGGGCCAGTTCCGAAAGGAAATCAAATCCAGACACTTGATGATCCTTCCATTTATGCCAGCAATCCTCTACTTTGTGGTGATCCTCTACAAAAGAAATGCCCTCAAGCGAGGGGCCCTCAAGCAGCCCCTCAAGTGCCGGAAGAAGTTGCCAATGAAGAAGGTAAGCTTGAAAAGGTAATGTTCTACATAGTAATAATGCTCGGGTTTGCGAATGGGTTTTGGGGAGTTGTTGGCAGTTTGGTGTACAACAAGAACTGGAGACGGGTGTACTTCAACTTTGCGGATCGTAAAGCAGACATGGTGTACGTGATTGTTGCAGTGAAGGTGGCCGAGTTGAGGAGGAGATTGAGAAGAGTGTAA
- the LOC104424417 gene encoding heavy metal-associated isoprenylated plant protein 39-like, whose product MAQKVILKVLTMADDKTKQKAIEAAADIFGVDSIAADLTDQKLTVIGLMDTVAVVKKLKKVGKVDIISVGPAVEEKKEEKKEEKKEDKKEEKKEEPQVEKKEEAKVVENK is encoded by the exons ATGGCTCAG AAGGTGATACTGAAGGTGTTGACGATGGCAGACGACAAAACGAAGCAGAAGGCCATCGAAGCTGCTGCTGATATTTTCG GGGTGGACTCGATAGCGGCGGATTTGACGGATCAGAAGCTGACGGTGATAGGGCTGATGGACACGGTGGCGGTggtgaagaagctgaagaaagtgGGGAAGGTGGACATCATATCGGTAGGACCAGCggtggaggagaagaaagaggagaagaaggaagagaagaaagaggacaagaaagaggaaaagaaggaggAGCCCCAagtggagaaaaaagaagaagcaaaagttgtggagaataaatga